In one window of Deltaproteobacteria bacterium DNA:
- the rodA gene encoding rod shape-determining protein RodA, with protein sequence MINRRLLAQMEWPLLFITLAVALAGLANIYSSTFVQEIDIYNRQLQWLAVGLVFMAAAIAFDYTLLDRYGYFIYFLALGLLVWALVFGRTVAGTQRWISLGFVTFQPSEFTKLAVIVILARHFAARPARPGGLALRDLVFPALLIAVPFFLVAAQPDLGTALIFVLIFCSVVLVVKVRLKTAAGLLLAFAPLVPIAWGSLKGYQKARLLSFLDPSSDPLGSGYHLLQSKIAIGSGGFWGKGFTKGTQGKLMFLPEHHTDFIFSILAEEWGLAGSLTVMALFLSLILYGLHVARSSKDRFGFLLALGLSSLFFWHIVINLGMVSGLMPVVGVPLPFFSYGGSFLVTAFIGAGLLINIKMRRFIF encoded by the coding sequence ATGATCAACAGACGGTTGCTGGCGCAGATGGAGTGGCCGCTCCTGTTCATAACCCTGGCCGTGGCCCTGGCCGGGCTCGCCAACATATACAGCTCCACCTTCGTGCAGGAGATCGACATCTACAACAGACAGCTCCAGTGGCTTGCCGTCGGCCTCGTCTTCATGGCCGCCGCCATCGCCTTCGATTACACGCTCCTCGACAGGTACGGCTACTTCATATACTTTCTCGCTCTCGGCCTCCTCGTCTGGGCGCTCGTCTTCGGCCGCACCGTGGCCGGGACGCAGAGGTGGATATCCCTGGGCTTTGTCACCTTCCAGCCCTCGGAGTTCACCAAGCTGGCCGTCATAGTCATCCTCGCCAGGCACTTCGCCGCCAGACCGGCGCGCCCCGGCGGCCTGGCGCTGAGGGACCTCGTCTTTCCGGCCTTGCTCATCGCGGTGCCCTTTTTCCTCGTCGCAGCCCAGCCGGACCTGGGCACGGCCCTCATATTCGTGCTCATATTCTGCTCCGTGGTCCTGGTCGTCAAGGTCAGGCTGAAGACCGCAGCCGGCCTGCTCCTCGCCTTCGCGCCGCTCGTGCCCATAGCCTGGGGCTCGCTCAAGGGCTATCAGAAGGCGCGGCTTTTGAGTTTCCTCGACCCCTCGTCCGACCCCCTCGGCTCCGGCTACCACCTGCTCCAGTCCAAGATCGCCATCGGCTCCGGCGGCTTCTGGGGCAAGGGCTTCACAAAAGGCACCCAGGGCAAGCTCATGTTCCTGCCCGAGCATCACACGGACTTCATCTTCTCCATACTGGCCGAGGAGTGGGGGCTTGCAGGCTCGCTCACCGTCATGGCGCTCTTCCTCTCGCTCATCCTCTACGGGCTGCACGTGGCCCGCAGCTCGAAGGACAGGTTCGGCTTCCTGCTCGCCCTCGGCCTCTCTTCGCTCTTCTTCTGGCACATAGTGATAAACCTCGGCATGGTATCGGGGCTCATGCCCGTGGTGGGCGTGCCGCTGCCCTTCTTCAGCTACGGGGGGTCTTTTCTCGTGACGGCCTTCATCGGGGCGGGACTGCTGATCAATATCAAGATGCGGCGTTTCATCTTCTGA
- a CDS encoding phosphatidylglycerophosphatase A has translation MRERIVEFLATAAYAGRSSRAPGTMGSLWGLVFGYALSGLSAAGGAAVLAAAVAAAVWVGAEAERAAGGKDPRHIVCDEVVGMMTAVYLLPATTGTLILAFSLFRFFDILKPPPVSTMERVFSGGAAVVFDDVAAGLCANAAARLVLWLAG, from the coding sequence ATGAGAGAGCGGATCGTCGAGTTTCTTGCCACGGCGGCCTATGCCGGACGGTCTTCGAGGGCGCCGGGGACGATGGGGAGCCTCTGGGGGCTGGTCTTCGGCTACGCGCTCTCCGGGTTGTCTGCCGCCGGGGGCGCCGCGGTCCTTGCCGCCGCCGTGGCGGCGGCCGTGTGGGTCGGCGCCGAGGCCGAGCGTGCGGCCGGCGGCAAGGACCCCCGGCACATCGTCTGCGACGAGGTGGTGGGCATGATGACCGCCGTGTACCTGCTCCCCGCCACGACGGGGACCCTCATATTGGCCTTTTCTCTCTTCCGGTTTTTTGATATCCTTAAGCCTCCGCCCGTGAGCACCATGGAGAGGGTCTTTTCGGGCGGCGCGGCCGTGGTCTTCGACGACGTGGCCGCCGGTCTGTGCGCCAACGCGGCGGCGCGGCTGGTGCTGTGGCTTGCCGGTTGA
- a CDS encoding nicotinamide-nucleotide amidohydrolase family protein, which translates to MRQRGGAAGAVACRLRGPEGEVTLTGAYERALEASRRAGAALRRGGLTLAAAESCTGGLISALVTDVPGSSEYFLGAVVAYSNDVKVKVLGVPRALIEDRGAVCEETAAAMAGGARRLLGADIGVSATGIAGPGGAVEGKPVGTVFIAVASDRGVSVRRLALRGGRADVRLAAAAEILGEVSAACERIRGGAL; encoded by the coding sequence GTGCGCCAACGCGGCGGCGCGGCTGGTGCTGTGGCTTGCCGGTTGAGGGGACCGGAGGGGGAGGTGACTTTGACGGGGGCTTACGAGCGGGCGCTGGAGGCCTCGCGGCGGGCCGGAGCGGCCCTTCGCCGGGGCGGGCTCACGCTCGCCGCCGCCGAGAGCTGCACGGGCGGGCTCATAAGCGCCCTGGTCACCGACGTGCCCGGAAGCTCGGAGTACTTCCTCGGCGCCGTGGTGGCTTACAGCAACGACGTGAAGGTGAAGGTGCTCGGCGTGCCCCGCGCGCTGATCGAGGACAGGGGCGCGGTCTGCGAAGAGACGGCCGCCGCCATGGCCGGCGGCGCAAGGCGTCTTCTCGGCGCGGACATCGGCGTGTCGGCCACAGGCATAGCCGGTCCCGGCGGGGCCGTCGAGGGGAAGCCCGTGGGGACGGTCTTCATCGCCGTGGCCTCGGACAGGGGTGTTTCCGTGAGGAGACTGGCGCTCAGGGGCGGAAGGGCGGACGTGAGGCTCGCCGCGGCCGCAGAGATCCTCGGTGAAGTGAGCGCCGCCTGCGAGCGGATCCGGGGGGGCGCCCTGTAG